The window AGCCCGCATATGGCCGCGTTCAACGCTGTCCTCGCCAAGGCCAAGCTCCTTGAAGTGAGCGTCAAGGCTTATGAGAACGGCCAGGAGCGCGTTCTTATGGGACGCTGAAGGACCAAAATGCAAAACGGCCCCGGGTTTCCCCGAGGCCGCAATGTTTGGCAAAATATCGAAAAAGCCTAGCGCTTCGAGAACTGGAAGCTCTTGCGCGCCTTGGCCCGGCCATACTTCTTGCGTTCGACCGTGCGGCTATCGCGGGTCAGGAAGCCGGCTGCCTTCACCAGCGGACGCAGGGTCGGCTCATATTTTGAAAGCGCTTGCGCGATGCCATGCTTAACAGCACCGGCCTGCCCCGAAAGGCCGCCGCCCTTGACAGTTGCGATCACGTCAAACTGTTCGGTGCGGTCGGCAATCGCGAATGGCTGGTTGATAACAAGCCGCAGCGTCGGACGCGCAAAATAGGCAGTCTGGTCGCGACCATTGACGATGATTCGGCCGGTGCCCGGCTTCAGCCAGACACGGGCAACCGCATCCTTGCGGCGTCCGGTGGCATAGGAACGGCCTTGCGCATCGATTTCACGTTCACGCAACACGGCGACGGTCGACTTGACGACCGGAGCCGGCGCGGCAGCTTCCGCAACCGGAGCGGCCGGAGCTGCAGCAGCGGCGGCAAGATCCTTGAGATCAGAGAGCGACTGACGGGTATCTTCAGACATTATGCACCCACCTTGTTCTTGCGGTTGCGAGCCGCGATATCGAGAAATTCGGGATTCTGGGCCGCGTGGCTGTGCTCCGCGCCCGCGAAGATGCGCAGGTTTCGCATCTGCTGCCGGCCTAGAGGACCCCGCGGGATCATCCGCTCGACTGCCTTTTCAAGGATACGCTCAGGGAAGCGCCCTTCAAGCACCTTGCCTGCGGTCACGCCCTTGATACCGCCCGGATAGCCGGTGTGGCGATAATAGACCTTCTGGTCGAGCTTCTTGCCCGTGAAACGGATCTTGTCAGCGTTGATGACAATGACATTGTCACCGCAATCGACGTGCGGCGTAAAGCTCGGCTTGTGCTTGCCGCGCAGGATGTTCGCAATGATCGTGGCGGCACGGCCGACGACCAGGCCATCTGCATCAATCAGCAGCCATTTCTTTTCGACCTCGGCCGGCTTGACCGCCTTGGTCGTCTTCATAAGCGCCTTCATAGGGCTGGACCTCATCTAAAACGAAAACGCGCGGAGCAAATGCCCCGCGTCGATGGCGGGCCTTTTGCAGTGAATTTGCCGAAAGTCAAGGATATGGGCGGTGTTTGAAACGGGTATTGAGATACCGGTCACATTTCTCCGCTGCGTGCATCCGGCTCCCGTGATTTCCGGTATACCTTCTTACCGGAAAAGGACGCAAACATGACAGTCGACACATTGGTCACCATTGCCCTGCCAGTCTTGTTCCTGCTGATGATGGCGCTTGAGTGCCTCATCGGGACCGGGCGAGTCATGCCCGACGTGCGCGGGTGGCGCTGGATCGGCATTGCGGCATTTCTCGTCACATTTGCATGCAACGGCCTTATGCCAATGGTCCTTCTGCCGCTGTTGCCCAAGGTGACCTTGCTCGATCTTGGTTCGCTTGGCCTGTGGGCAGCGATCCCTGTGGTCATCCTGACGACCTTCTTTACCTACTGGACGCACCGTATTCAGCATCGCTTCGATGTCCTTTGGCGTCTTGGTCACCAACTGCATCACGGCGTCGCGCGTGTCGACATCGCATCAGCCATGCTTTTCCATCCCGTTGATGTGGCAGTTCAGGTGACAATGACCCTTTTGGCCGGGTTGCTGCTCGGGGCGACTCCAGAAGCAGCTTCCGTCGCTGGAGGTCTGGGCTTCTTCATTGCGCTGTTCCAGCATTGGAATGTCGCAACACCGCGCTGGATGGGGCTGATCATCCAGCGGCCCGAAGCACATATGCTTCATCATGAGCGTGATGTTCACGCGCGCAACTTTGGTGACATGCCTATCTGGGACATGATTTTTGGCACCTATGCGAATCCGCTGCGGGCCGACGTACCCGTCGGCTTTGCGCCCGAAGCCATGCGTCGTTGGCTGGCGATGATCGCCTTTGTTGACGTCAACAAGGGCAGCGGGAGAGACCGGCTCTAATCGGGAAACGCAACGCCCGTCATTTTTTCGGACGCCTTCCAGAGAGCGGCAGCCATGTCCCGATCAACGGCATGTGGCCGAACGCCGACGTAAGGGTGCATGCCTTCGGTCCAAAAGGCCGCAATATTGCAATCCTCGCAGTAGACGCCGCCTTCACCTTCAAGCAGCGGCGAGACAGCGCACCAGATACTGGTCGCCGCTCCCTGCTCGGTCGATTTGAACAGGGGATTGGGGTTTCCGTCCTTGTCGAACCAGCCCATTGCAATCTGCTCATCCATCGTCAGGAAGCGCTGAAGGGGCGTCTTGATGCCGCCGGGATGCACCGCAAATGCGCGGATGCCAAACGGCTTGCCAATCTCGTCGAAATGCATGGCAAAAAGGGCATTTGCCGTTTTAGCCTGGCCATAGGCCGTCCATTTTTCATAGTCGCGATGCACAAAATGCGGGTCCGCCAGATCGACGGCACTCCGAGCGTGTCCAATTGACGAAAGAACGACGACACGTGTTCCAGGGCCAGCGGCCTTGAGCAAAGGCCAGATGCGCGCCGTCATCTGGAAATGGCCCAAGTGATTTGTTGCAAACTGGCTTTCATATCCGCGCGCGTCCCGGGCGAGTGGACAGGCCATAATCGCAGCGTTGTTGATGAGGATGTCGATCCTGTCCGTTTGGCGTGCAAGGTCTGTAGCAAAGGCGTCAATCGATACTGGATCTGACAGATCAAGCGTCAGGATCGTAATGTCGCCCGCAACACCCTCAAGATCGACAGCTGCCGCTTCGGGGCGCCGCGCGCCCACAAAGACCTTGGCTCCTGCACCGGCCAGTGCGCGCACCGTTTCCAGGCCAAGGCCGGAATACCCACCCGTAACCAGTGCTGCCTTCCCCTTGAGGTCGATCCCGGAAATGACTTCGGACGCCGTTGATCGCATGCCAAAAGGTGAAGCAATGGGCTGCTGTTGGGTCATGATGCGCTCTCCGTGTTTCGTCCGATGACATGAATGCCCCAAACAGTGGCCGCGACGACCAGTGCCCCGACAGCCTGATGAAGAACAGCTATGGGCAGGCTGACGCCCGTCATGACTGTTGCAATGCCGAGTATGATCTGGGTTCCAAAGGCGCTGTGGATCGCAATCGATACGCGCCGGCTGCCGGCGGCTTTCACAAGTCTTGCCAAGAGAACGAGCGCTGCGACCACGACCCAGGCCCACCAGCGGTGAATGAAATGGATGATCGCCGGATCATTGAAAATCGCATCGACGGCGGATCGGCCGGCCTGTGTCGCTCCGGGAAAGAAACTCCCGTTCATGAGCGGCCATTGACTGGTCACAAGTCCGGCATTGAGGCCTGCGGTATAGGCGCCAAACAAGAGCTGGATCGCAAGTATCACGAGAACGCAAATGCCGAAGCCGGTCAGTCTGGCCGGGCGCGATGCGGGACTCGCTGCCAGCGCCTTCAGATCGAGTGCCGTCCAGATGAGGCCGCCGAGAATGAAGAGCGCTGTCAGCAAATGAGTTGCGAGCCGATAATGGCTGACATCCGTGCGCAGGGTCAGTCCCGAAGCGACCATCCACCACCCGATCGCGCCTTGCAGGCCACCCAGCGCCAGCAGGGCGGACAGCCGCCAGCCATAGCCATTCGGAATCGCGCGGCGCAGGGCAAACCAGGCCAGTGGCAAGGCAAAGGCAACGCCAATCAGTCGCCCTAGGAGGCGATGGATGAATTCCCAGAAATAGATGAACTTGAACTGCGCAAGCGTCATGCCCTTGTTGATCAGCTGATATTCCGGGATTTGCTGATACTTGGCGAATGCTTCCTGCCAGGCGGCCTCGTTCAACGGAGGGACAGCGCCGGATACCGGCTTCCATTCAGTGATCGAGAGGCCCGATTCTGTCAGTCGGGTAATGCCCCCAACCACCACCATCGAAAATACAAGAAGCGCAACGACCAGAAGCCAGTTGGCAATCGCATTGGGACGCAGACGGTTCATCGGCGGCTCCTATGCGGCGGATAGAGGACGCTTTCAACAAATAATGCGGGAGAACCCTGAATGTGATGTTGTATCTTTATCAATGAAGTGCCATTATATCATGACGAGAAGGAATCGAATGTGTTGAATGCGGTGCTCAAACAAGGTGGTCTTGACCGACTGGCGATTGGCCTTTCGGGCCTTTGCCTTGCGCACTGCATCCTGAGCGCCGTGATTGTGACAGCCTTGGCAACGGCTGGCGGTTTCCTCCTCCATCCGGCGATTCACGAGGTTGGGCTCATCATGGCCATGGCACTTGGCGCATTGGCGCTCGGCCGGGGCGTCTTGCAGCATGGCTATGCCTTGCCTGTTTGGGTGGGATCACTCGGACTCGGGGTGATGGCCGGAGCGATGACGCTGCCGCATGAAGGTGGCTATGAGACAATCTATTCGATCCTCGGCGTGATGATTGTCGCCCTTGGGCATGATCTGAACCGTCGCGCTCACTGGTAAGCTTGCGCGCGCGGGCGCAGACGCCTAGATTTGATCCATGTCCAAACACGCGCATGACCACACGCTTCATCACGGCCCGTCGCTTGCCGAAGCGGCCCGGATGACCCTGCTCAAATCAGGCGAGCAATGGACTGAAATGCGC of the Aquisediminimonas profunda genome contains:
- the rpsI gene encoding 30S ribosomal protein S9, producing the protein MSEDTRQSLSDLKDLAAAAAAPAAPVAEAAAPAPVVKSTVAVLREREIDAQGRSYATGRRKDAVARVWLKPGTGRIIVNGRDQTAYFARPTLRLVINQPFAIADRTEQFDVIATVKGGGLSGQAGAVKHGIAQALSKYEPTLRPLVKAAGFLTRDSRTVERKKYGRAKARKSFQFSKR
- the rplM gene encoding 50S ribosomal protein L13 codes for the protein MKALMKTTKAVKPAEVEKKWLLIDADGLVVGRAATIIANILRGKHKPSFTPHVDCGDNVIVINADKIRFTGKKLDQKVYYRHTGYPGGIKGVTAGKVLEGRFPERILEKAVERMIPRGPLGRQQMRNLRIFAGAEHSHAAQNPEFLDIAARNRKNKVGA
- a CDS encoding sterol desaturase family protein yields the protein MTVDTLVTIALPVLFLLMMALECLIGTGRVMPDVRGWRWIGIAAFLVTFACNGLMPMVLLPLLPKVTLLDLGSLGLWAAIPVVILTTFFTYWTHRIQHRFDVLWRLGHQLHHGVARVDIASAMLFHPVDVAVQVTMTLLAGLLLGATPEAASVAGGLGFFIALFQHWNVATPRWMGLIIQRPEAHMLHHERDVHARNFGDMPIWDMIFGTYANPLRADVPVGFAPEAMRRWLAMIAFVDVNKGSGRDRL
- a CDS encoding oxidoreductase codes for the protein MTQQQPIASPFGMRSTASEVISGIDLKGKAALVTGGYSGLGLETVRALAGAGAKVFVGARRPEAAAVDLEGVAGDITILTLDLSDPVSIDAFATDLARQTDRIDILINNAAIMACPLARDARGYESQFATNHLGHFQMTARIWPLLKAAGPGTRVVVLSSIGHARSAVDLADPHFVHRDYEKWTAYGQAKTANALFAMHFDEIGKPFGIRAFAVHPGGIKTPLQRFLTMDEQIAMGWFDKDGNPNPLFKSTEQGAATSIWCAVSPLLEGEGGVYCEDCNIAAFWTEGMHPYVGVRPHAVDRDMAAALWKASEKMTGVAFPD
- a CDS encoding COX15/CtaA family protein, with translation MNRLRPNAIANWLLVVALLVFSMVVVGGITRLTESGLSITEWKPVSGAVPPLNEAAWQEAFAKYQQIPEYQLINKGMTLAQFKFIYFWEFIHRLLGRLIGVAFALPLAWFALRRAIPNGYGWRLSALLALGGLQGAIGWWMVASGLTLRTDVSHYRLATHLLTALFILGGLIWTALDLKALAASPASRPARLTGFGICVLVILAIQLLFGAYTAGLNAGLVTSQWPLMNGSFFPGATQAGRSAVDAIFNDPAIIHFIHRWWAWVVVAALVLLARLVKAAGSRRVSIAIHSAFGTQIILGIATVMTGVSLPIAVLHQAVGALVVAATVWGIHVIGRNTESAS
- a CDS encoding MerC domain-containing protein: MLNAVLKQGGLDRLAIGLSGLCLAHCILSAVIVTALATAGGFLLHPAIHEVGLIMAMALGALALGRGVLQHGYALPVWVGSLGLGVMAGAMTLPHEGGYETIYSILGVMIVALGHDLNRRAHW